One window of Lemur catta isolate mLemCat1 chromosome 3, mLemCat1.pri, whole genome shotgun sequence genomic DNA carries:
- the S1PR1 gene encoding sphingosine 1-phosphate receptor 1 gives MGSTSIPLVKALRSSVSDYVNYDIIVRHYNYTGKLNISADKENGLKPTSVVFILICCFIILENIFVLLTIWKTKKFHRPMYYFIGNLALSDLLAGVAYIANLLLSGATTYKLTPAQWFLREGSMFVALSASVFSLLAIAIERYITMLKMKLHNGSNSFRSFLLISACWVVALALGGLPIMGWNCVGALPGCSTVLPLYHKHYILFCTTVFTLLLLAIVILYCRIYSLVRTRSRRLTFRKSVSKASRSSEKSLALLKTVIIVLSVFIACWAPLFILLLLDVGCKVKTCDILFRTEYFLVLAVLNSGTNPIIYTLTNKEMRRAFIRIVSCCKCPGGDAAGKVKRPIVAGVEFSRSKSDNSSHPQKDDGDNPETIMSSGNVNSSS, from the coding sequence ATGGGGTCCACCAGCATCCCGCTGGTCAAGGCCCTCCGCAGCTCGGTCTCCGACTATGTCAACTATGATATCATCGTCCGGCATTACAACTACACGGGGAAGCTGAATATCAGCGCAGACAAGGAGAACGGCCTGAAGCCCACCTCGGTGGTGTTCATCCTCATCTGCTGCTTCATCATCCTGGAGAACATCTTTGTCTTGCTGACCATCTGGAAGACCAAGAAGTTCCACCGCCCCATGTACTATTTCATCGGCAACCTGGCCCTGTCGGACCTGTTGGCCGGGGTGGCCTACATCGCCAACCTGCTCTTGTCCGGGGCCACCACCTACAAGCTCACCCCGGCGCAGTGGTTCCTGCGGGAAGGGAGCATGTTCGTGGCGCTGTCCGCCTCGGTGTTCAGCCTCCTGGCCATCGCCATCGAGCGCTACATCACCATGCTGAAGATGAAGCTCCACAACGGGAGCAACAGCTTCCGCTCCTTCCTGCTCATCAGCGCCTGCTGGGTGGTGGCGCTCGCGCTGGGCGGGCTGCCCATCATGGGCTGGAACTGCGTGGGCGCGCTGCCCGGCTGCTCCACCGTGCTGCCGCTCTACCACAAGCACTATATCCTCTTCTGCACCACGGTCTTCACGCTGCTGCTGCTCGCCATCGTCATTCTCTACTGCAGGATCTACTCCTTGGTCAGGACTCGCAGCCGCCGGCTGACCTTCCGCAAGAGCGTCTCCAAGGCCAGCCGCAGCTCCGAGAAGTCGCTGGCGCTGCTCAAGACGGTCATCATCGTCCTGAGCGTCTTCATCGCCTGCTGGGCGCCGCTCTTCATCCTGCTCCTGCTGGACGTGGGCTGCAAGGTGAAGACCTGCGACATCCTCTTCAGAACCGAGTACTTCCTGGTGCTGGCCGTGCTCAACTCCGGCACCAACCCCATCATCTACACTCTCACCAACAAGGAGATGCGCAGGGCCTTCATCCGGATCGTGTCCTGCTGCAAGTGCCCCGGCGGAGACGCCGCCGGCAAAGTCAAGCGGCCCATCGTCGCGGGCGTGGAATTCAGCCGCAGTAAGTCGGACAACTCGTCCCACCCCCAGAAGGACGATGGGGACAACCCAGAGACCATTATGTCTTCTGGAAACGTCAACTCTTCTTCTTAA